A portion of the Thermosediminibacter oceani DSM 16646 genome contains these proteins:
- the cas6 gene encoding CRISPR-associated endoribonuclease Cas6 yields MRVRIHFEPVTLGTSIYYPYYLQTALYSLLDGELGTWMHDKGLVLEKRRLKPICFSRLMGEYKLDRERGIIYFPKGAALVVTSPISEICQSLLTGLLKRGEIILGKSSFPVSKVEIADPKVSGSSILVRTLSPITVYSTMLKFDGSKYTCYFSPKDSEFVSLCRDNLVRKARALGWEENQDFELNIEFKGDPKTNMVKFKNNFIKGYSGYLMISGPTRYLKLALDWGLGAKNSAGFGCLEITGGGNHQDRI; encoded by the coding sequence ATGAGAGTCCGTATCCATTTTGAGCCCGTCACACTTGGAACCAGTATATATTACCCTTATTACCTGCAGACAGCGTTGTACTCCCTGCTTGACGGCGAGCTAGGTACATGGATGCACGATAAGGGGCTGGTACTGGAGAAGCGAAGATTAAAACCAATATGTTTCAGCCGTTTGATGGGAGAATACAAATTAGATAGGGAAAGAGGTATTATTTACTTTCCGAAAGGTGCGGCACTGGTAGTTACCTCGCCTATTTCGGAAATTTGTCAAAGTCTTTTGACGGGGCTTTTGAAAAGAGGCGAGATAATCTTAGGGAAATCTTCTTTTCCGGTATCGAAAGTGGAAATAGCAGATCCAAAGGTCAGCGGTAGCAGCATTTTAGTTAGGACTCTTTCTCCTATAACTGTATATTCGACGATGTTGAAGTTTGATGGATCAAAATACACTTGTTATTTTTCTCCAAAGGATTCCGAATTTGTATCTCTCTGCCGGGATAACCTGGTTCGGAAGGCGCGCGCTTTGGGATGGGAAGAGAATCAGGATTTTGAATTAAATATAGAATTTAAAGGGGATCCCAAAACTAATATGGTTAAATTCAAAAACAATTTTATTAAAGGATATAGCGGCTACCTTATGATTTCTGGGCCTACCAGGTACCTTAAGCTCGCCCTGGACTGGGGCTTAGGGGCTAAAAACAGTGCTGGGTTTGGCTGCCTAGAGATTACAGGAGGTGGGAATCATCAAGATAGAATTTGA
- a CDS encoding lysophospholipid acyltransferase family protein — MFYLLAKLILRIFFSFTGGVKADGISNVPKKGPLIIVSNHQSILDPTVLMACISRRIHFLAAAYLFRIPVLNILLPMAGAIPVKSEKGDLASFKKALRILAKGGVIALFPEGGVSPDGSLRPFKHGWAYLALKSGAPVLPVAVIGTRDVLPVGTYMPRRGRIEVRVGECVAVQKKGRVRQEDFGELNMMMEGRLKSLLVGTRQ, encoded by the coding sequence GTGTTTTACCTGCTGGCGAAACTCATCCTCCGAATTTTCTTTTCCTTCACCGGCGGGGTGAAGGCGGATGGTATTTCCAATGTACCGAAAAAAGGCCCTCTCATAATCGTATCTAACCACCAGAGTATCTTAGACCCGACGGTGCTCATGGCGTGCATCTCCAGGAGGATACACTTCCTTGCAGCGGCCTACCTTTTCAGGATACCCGTATTGAATATCCTCCTGCCAATGGCCGGCGCTATCCCGGTAAAAAGCGAGAAGGGGGACCTTGCTTCGTTTAAGAAAGCCCTTCGAATCCTGGCAAAAGGAGGGGTGATCGCCCTCTTTCCCGAGGGGGGCGTAAGCCCCGACGGAAGCCTGCGCCCCTTCAAGCACGGCTGGGCCTACCTTGCACTGAAGTCCGGCGCGCCGGTGCTGCCCGTGGCTGTGATCGGCACGAGGGACGTACTGCCCGTGGGCACTTACATGCCCCGCAGGGGCAGGATTGAAGTGAGGGTGGGGGAATGTGTTGCTGTACAAAAAAAGGGGAGAGTGAGGCAGGAGGATTTCGGTGAACTTAATATGATGATGGAGGGTAGGTTGAAATCACTGCTTGTTGGGACCAGGCAGTGA
- a CDS encoding RNA-binding protein — protein sequence MDSGSEKMTEAKIRDIFNIAIKNGEKRAGNFLDPAEQQIAEAVARNFPGAGYYFEGGHSEAERKVLVAFPEYLEDQPFFLPIRAIRVIPKDPDEHPSHRDYLGAVLGLGISRDKVGDIIVTKTGADIIVKEEVAEYIGLNLSRVGNVPVSVEEISLKEVATVERSYKEIKGTVASLRLDAIASLAFGISRSKMAPYIKGENVRLNFRTVKDPSAEVKEGDVISAARLGRAKVVEIGGSSKKGRIYVTVHRYTG from the coding sequence ATGGATTCCGGCAGCGAAAAAATGACCGAAGCCAAAATAAGGGATATATTCAATATAGCCATCAAAAACGGAGAAAAACGAGCGGGCAACTTCCTGGACCCTGCCGAACAGCAGATTGCCGAAGCGGTGGCCAGAAATTTTCCCGGAGCCGGTTATTATTTTGAGGGAGGCCACAGTGAGGCCGAGAGGAAAGTGCTTGTGGCTTTTCCCGAATATCTAGAGGATCAGCCCTTCTTTCTCCCAATAAGGGCCATCAGAGTGATCCCCAAGGATCCGGACGAGCACCCAAGCCACAGGGATTATCTCGGTGCGGTACTGGGGCTCGGCATCTCCAGGGATAAGGTCGGTGATATAATCGTAACAAAGACCGGAGCGGATATAATAGTAAAAGAAGAGGTGGCGGAGTACATCGGGCTCAATCTCTCCAGGGTGGGGAACGTGCCCGTCTCCGTTGAGGAAATATCGCTGAAAGAAGTGGCCACCGTTGAGAGGTCGTACAAAGAGATAAAGGGGACGGTAGCTTCTCTACGCCTTGACGCCATAGCCAGCCTGGCCTTCGGCATTTCCAGGTCAAAAATGGCCCCTTATATAAAAGGCGAAAACGTGAGGCTCAACTTCAGGACGGTAAAGGACCCTTCCGCTGAAGTGAAGGAAGGCGACGTCATCTCCGCCGCCCGGCTGGGGAGGGCCAAGGTCGTCGAGATCGGCGGCAGCAGCAAAAAAGGCAGGATATACGTGACGGTGCATAGGTATACGGGTTAG